Sequence from the Arthrobacter pigmenti genome:
AGAATGTCGGCGTAGCTGTCCGCGACCTCGAAGCGGCGATCGCCTTCTTCACCGACCTCGGGCTCAAGCTCCTCGGCCGGGACACGGTCAGCGGAGAGTGGGCCGACACCGCCGTCGGCCTCGACGGGAACCACGCCAATATCGCCATGCTCCAAACCCCAGACGGCAATGGTCGTCTCGAGCTCTTCGAGTACATCCACCCCGACGCGATCGAGACGGAGCCCACCCGGCCCAACGAGATCGGCATGCACCGCGTCGCTTTTTCGGTCGACGACATCGACGAGGCCCTCAAGATTGCCGCGAGACACGGCTGTCACCCATTGCGGGGTGTGGCGACCTACGAGGACGTCTACAAACTCACATACCTGCGTGGGCCGAGCGGAATCATCGTCATGCTCGCCCAGGAACTGAAGAAGAACTGAGCCACCGCGCTATGGGCGCTTGCATACCCGGATTCAGCAATGCTCGCGACATTGGAGGCCTGCCGCTCCACTCTGGTGGTACGACTGCGCACGGCGCGGTCGTACGGTCCGAGACGCCCACCAATTATCGCCTGCCAAGAAATGCCGGCTCCATGCCGAAGTTCAGTCGCGTGCTCGATCTACGTTCGATCGAGGAAGCCGGTGCATTAGCCCACCCATTTGCCGATGACGCAGTCTATAGGTTGAGGCCTCTGATAGACCCCGCTGCTGAGGCTCTGCGAGATCCCGAATCCGAGACCACCTTAGGCGCCATCTATCGAGGGAGCGTGAAACGAAACAGGGCGACGATCGCAGCGATCATGCTTGAGATTTCCGAAGCGCCGCAAGGCACTATTTTGATCTCGTGTGCTTCTGGAAAGGACAGAACCGGAATGATTATCGCGCTGCTGCTGCGCCTGGCAGGTGTGACAGATGAAGCTATCGGCGAGGACTACGAACGTACGGAGCACAATATGCGTGAGGTCTTTACCCAACCGCTTCGGGACGCTCCGGACGATACTTCCCATGAACGCCGAAAGTACTTGCAGAATGCGAGGGCGGAAAACATCGAGCAGATGCTTCACCACATCGACGAAATTTACGGTTCCGTAGAGCAATACCTCTCCACCATCGGGCTGAGTCAGGACCAGGTGGATCGTCTCTGCGCCCGCTTACTCGCACCTGTCCCAGAAAGAGCACTGTGAAGTGAGCACAGCCTGCTCCCGTTCGCAGCGTCAGAAACACAGCACCTTACGAAAGGCGGCTTCCATTGGGATCAACTGAACGCACCGTGAGAACGACCACACTGGCTTACGAAACCCACGGCGAAGGGATTCCCATGGTAGCGATCCACGGGCTTGGGCCCGACCGCCAACTCATGGTTGGTTGCGTGGAACCGCTTTTCACCGCGCGGGAGGGGTACCGCAGGGTTTATGTCGACCTGCCGGGCATGGGCGAATCTCCGTCGTTGGTCGGCCGTGGAGGATCAGACGAAGTACTGGAGGCCGTGCTCGGCACGGTCGACGCCCTGCTGGGATCGGAGCCGTTTCTGCTGGTCGGTGAATCCTATGGCGGATACATCGCTCGCGCCGTCCTGCAGCGTCGTCATTCTCAAGTCTTGGGCATGGCCTTGATTTGCTCCATCGGCATGGCTGTGGTCAATGAAGCACGCACCGTACCCGCGCATCAGGCTCTGGTCGCGGACCCTGCGCTCTTGGAGCAGATCGGGGACACTGGGGAGTTCCACGACAACGCGGTGGTTCAGACCTTCGAGACTTGGCGGCGGACTCAGCACGAAATTGTCACTGGGATGGAACGAGCGGACCAGTCCGCGCTCAACCGGATTCGAGAGCGGTATGAACTCACCGAATCACCGGATACCGGAGGAACGTTCGAGTGTCCCATTCTCATCATTGCCGGACGTCAGGATGCAGTTACTGGATATGCGGACACCTATCCGCTCCTGGCAAATTATCCTCGAGCCAGTTTCGTCGTATTGGACAGAGCCGGACACAACCTTCAGATCGAGCAACCAGGGCTGTTCGATGCTCTGATGGTCGAATGGCTCGACCGGGTCGAAGAACAACGATCTTTCACTGAATGAACTCACCTTAGGCCCGCCTGAGCGCATCGTAAGTGGACCAAAAGTCCTCCATGGAGCGGGGCTCGCCCAGGAGCAGCGCCTCAAGATACAGAAGGTGCGTATGCCAACCGGTCAGGTAATTGGCCGCCTCGCTTCCGAGGCCATCGTGCCGCAATTCCAAATGCGTTGACGCACCAGCCCGTTTGAGCGAGATTCGTACCTCCGACGTCGGTTCGTCCGGGAACTTCCATGTCATGCTCAGTAGCTGGCCCGGTTCATACGCCTGAATACGGCTGGTGCAGGAGTAGTCCTCGGCATGCTCGATCGTCACCACGTTCCCGACGCCAAACGCTCCGGAAGTCAGTTTTCCGAGCCAACATGGCAATGCCTCGGCGTCAGTGAGTCCCCACCAAACCAGGTCCGAGGGTACGGCCAGCGACCAACTGTGGGTCACCTGCCCGTCCACAGCATCAAGTGCGCGCTCAACAAGTGGCATGACGAGAGCCTAACCTCATAGGCGTCAGAGAAGCCCCACAACCCTCTCCAGCCGCTCGAGCCACCATGCGCTCCGCTCGGCTGGAGCAGCGTAGCGCTCGATCAGTTCCTCGCTCACCTCCGGCGCCCGCACGGGCAACCACCCGCCGTCGGGCATCAACGGCGTAGCCGAAACGTCCCCCTCCATCAGGGACAGTGTTCCCAACCCGCACGCATAAGGCAGCTCGGGAAGGGACGCGGCAAGCGCAACACCGGCGCTGATCCCCACGGACGTGTCCAGGGCAGAGCTTACGACGGCGGGCAGCCCGGCCTGGGCGACGATGTCCAGCGCACGCCGCACACCACCAAGCGGAGCAACCTTCACCACGATCAAGTCCGCTGCGTCTTCGTGCGCCACCCGCAGTGGATCCTCAGCTTTTCGCACGCTTTCATCCGCCGCGATGAGAGTCGAAATCTCTCGACGACGTAGTTCCAACCGGACAGTCCGCAGGTCCGCGATACTCATCACCGGCTGCTCGGCGTACTCCAGTTCGTAAGGCGCCAGCGCCTCTAAAGCCTCCAGCGCGGCGGGCACATCCCAGCCGCCGTTCGCATCGACCCGCAGCCGGGCAACGGGCAGGAGGCGCCGCACCTCGGCGACGCGGGCGACGTCGTCGTCGAGTGTCTGACCTCGCTCTGCCACCTTGATCTTGACCGCGGGCGCTGTCCCGAAACGTGCAAGTACGGGTTCGACGTCGGACGCCGCCACCGCTGGAACCGTCGCGTTCACCGGCACACGGCCGCGCACCGGCTCCGGGAAGCCGGCCCACGCCGCTTCGACGGCGGCGCGCAGCCAGGCGGCGGATTCGATGTCGTCGTACTCGGGAAAGGGAGCGAACTCGCCCCAGCCGGCGGGACCTCGCAGCATGAGCGCCTCGCGGTGAGTCACACCGCGGAAACGGACGCGCATCGGAATCGAGACAACACGAGCGGTGGAACGCAGTTCCTCAGCAGTGGGGGCCGGCATCAGTCCAGCGTATGCCGAACAGCCTCCGCTTCGATCAGGCCAGGGTCGAAACGCCCAAACTAGCCAGCACACCAAACACGACGCCCCAGATGATGATCGAAATGACCTGCCAGAGGATCACCACGTTCTTGGGTGCGCCGAAGGAAACCATCGCTGCGGACGTGATCTGACTGGGAAGGACGGTCTGGCCGAGAAGACTGACGCCGGCAACGCCGTACTTGTCGAACCGTTGGCGTAGCTTCTCCTTGCGGGGCGAGAGCGGCTTCGGCTCTTTGCCCTGGATGGCTTTCGCCCGCACTCCGTGTGCGCTCAGCACGAAAATCAGCATCGAGACGACATTACCCACGATTGCCGCAGCAATTGCGATCACCGGGTTGATGCCTGCAAGGACGCCGATTATGGACCCGAAGTAGGACTCCACGAACGGAATCGCAGCGGCCAGCATCACCCCCACCCACTGCAGCAGGTCAGGAAGCGAAGAAGTGAAGTCTTGCAGTTGCTCAATCAAGGGAAATGCCTTTCGTGGGGTTCCAGTCGGACCAACACCTGTGCGGATCGGCCAGGATTCAATCCTCGCGCTCCCATACGAGCCCCTGTAGTGCCGCACTGTCACAGGATTCCGGACCGTATTGCATGCCCGGCCGGTGACAAATGTCATTGCTCTACGCTGGAGTCATGGTCCAGTCATCGCTCCGTTCGGGTACGGCGGAGAAGCACGAGGAAACTGTGACCGGCCAGCACGACGACGCCGGCTCCGCGCACGGACGCAGCGTCCAGTCCACCTGGCTCTACACTCTTGGCTCGATCGTCTTCTTCTGTGTTGTCCTCGACTCGCTGCTCCTTATGATGGCGTTCTCGGCGCCAGTCACATCCACGGCAAACGTGCTGGTTGGGCTTACGCTCATGGCCAGTGCCATGCAGGTCCGCTACTGCTGGTTCTTGCGGGTGGGCCGCGGCGGCGGTCAGCCACAGCTCGCTTGGACGGTGGCCCTCCTCGCCCCGGCTGCAACGATCTGGTTCCTGGGGTTCTTCCGGTCGGTCGGCGAGTTTCCAGCAGCGCTTCCGCTGTGGATCGCCCTCTGCCTCTGGGCCGCCCTGCTCGAAAAGTCACGGCGGCGGATCGTACTGGCAGCCGGAATTGCACTGGTTATCCTTCATCTGCTCCTGGCCACCCACCCTCCTGATTACTCGCTGGGCTTCGGCCCGGACTCCGGCCTTGGACCAATTCTCATCTACTCCGCTGCCTTCCCCCTGATGGTGTTGAGCAGCTTGTGGTGGTGGGAGATCGTAGTGAAACTCGACGAGCACCGCCGCACGGCTGCCGAACTCGCCGTCGCCCGGGAACGACTACGCTTCGCGGCCGACCTTCACGACATTCAGGGGCATCATTTACAGGTGATCGCGCTCAAGGCCGAGCTGGCCGAACGTATGCTCGCCATCGATCCGGATGCGTCGCGGGAGCATCTGCACGAGACCCGGGTTATTGCCCGTCAGGCGCTTGAGGAGACCCGTACACTGGTTGCCGGGTACCGTGAGGACGCCCTCGACAATGAACTCGAAAACGCCCGCTCGGTGCTCACTGCAGCCGGCGCTCACTGCGAGCTCGACGTCGGACCCCTGCCTCCTGATCCCACCTTGCGCCATGCATTCGCCATGGGCGTACGCGAGGCGACAACGAATATTTTGCGCCACAGTGACGCCACTTGGGTATCACTGCGGTTCAGCCTGTCCGCGGACCAGCAGTACGTACTTGAGATCGCCAACAGCGGCCTGATTGGTGACAGGACAGCCCGGACGCCCGGGACAGGAATTGCCGGTCTGCGCGCTCGCGTTGCTCCACTCGCTGGACAACTGGAGGTCAAGGAAGACGCCGAGAATGACCGCTTCGAGCTTCGGCTGACCATCCCTTCGCCGCAAGGTTGCCCCGCATGAAAGAAGCAGCGCCGCCGGGCACCATACGATTACTGATCGCTGATGACGAGCACCTGATCAGGGGCGCACTCGTTGCGTTGCTCGCCCTCGAACCGGATATCGAAGTGGTTGCAAGCGCCGACAACGGCTTCACCGCGGCTGAACTCGCAATCAGCGAGCGGCCGGATGTGTGCCTCCTTGACCTTGAGATGCCCGGAGCCGATGGCTTGGAGGCTGCAGCGCTCATACTGTCCAAAGTTGCCACCCGTGTGATCATCGTGACCCGGCATGCCAGGCCGGGCGTCCTGCGTCGAGCCCTCGCAACGCGCGTCTCGGGATTTGTCCCGAAATCAACGCCCGCCGAAGACCTGGCAGATGTGATCCGCGACGTCAGGGCCGGCAAGCGCTACATCGACGCTGAAATCGCTGCGGCGGCGCTCTCCGCCGAACGGTGTCCGCTGACCGACCGCGAGCTTGATGCACTTCGCCTGAGCCGCTCCACGGCGTCAGTCCAGCAGATCGCCAGGGACCTTCATCTGGCTTCCGGCACGGTGCGCAACTACCTCTCCTCCGCGATGGCCAAGCTGAATGCAGTTTCGCGGCACGACGCTGCGGAGAAAGCGTGGCAGCAAGGCTGGATCTGAATTGAGGAACCTTATCCTCGTTGTGTCAGTGTTAAGCAGGTGAGCTCCACGCAGTCGACCATCGAACGCCGCTACCGGACCGCCGCCAGGCGGCCTGCGCTGTTCGTGCTCGGCTCTGTGTTCTGCTTCGCTGCACTGGGCTGGACCTATTGGGCGTTTGTGCGCACCACCACCGGCCAGTTCGCGGACGAATCCGCGTGGCGTGAGGCCGGCATAGCCGCCCCTGACAGCCAGTTGCCGTTCCTTCAGTTCCTCGACAGCCTCCCGGTCATCTCGGTGTTCATTGCGGCCGCGGTCATCCTGTTCGTGACGCTGGGACGACGACGATGGGTTGCCGCCGGGATCGCGCTCGGAACGATTCTTGGCGCTAACCTGACAACCCAGGTCCTGAAGAACCTCCTGCTGGACCGGCCGGACCGCGGCGTCCCCACGCTTGACTTCAATTCACTGCCCTCAGGTCACACCACTCTGGCGGCTTCTGCCGCAGCGGCAATCTTCCTGGTGGTTTCCCCTCGATGGCGGCCCCTCGCGGCTGCCGCGGGCGGGGCGTACTCCGTGCTGGCCGGTGCGGCTACGTTCATCAATCTTTGGCACCGACCAGCAGATGTAGTGGCGGCGTTCCTCGTCGTCGGCGCATGGACCTTGCTTGGCGGCCTGCTGATCATGCGGACTGGAAACCCGTGGAATGTGTGGTCTGGATTCGGGGAGCACTGGGCGGCATCCCGACTTTGGCTGGTGTTCTGTTGGATTCCTGGTTTGCTTGGCCTGCTCGGATCCGTGGGTCTGTACTTCTTTGTCCAACTGATCGGCCCGGCACCGGTTCCCGGGACCGCCAACGTTCCACTCTTCTTCTGGTCCGGCCTGGCGCTCATCGTCGGCGTGGGCTTCACGCTCAGTGCGACGGCGTGCTGGCTCTTCGCGTCCCAGGCCCGCTTGCGCCGCGACTAACGACCAGAGAGATGCTTCTTCCGCGGCGGCACCCAGAGCCAGAGCGCCGCGGCCCCGATCAGACCAAGTACGCCCGTAGTCCAGATCCCTCCGGCCAGGGTGACGGCCGCGGTTACGGCGGAAACGGTTCCCGGACCTGCCATGGTTCCGATGTCAGTCAGCACCCGCCAGATGCCAAGGAACTGCGGCCGGCCCGGCGACGGCGAAAAGTCAGCCCCAAGGGTCATCACAATCCCGGACCCTATCCCGTTGCCAAACCCGATTAGCAGTGCAACGAGCAGCAGGCTGAAAGCATCCTGTGTCAGAGGAAGCAGCAGCAGCGCGGTACCCATGATCAGCATGCACGGAACCGCAACCCAGCGCCGCCCGTAAAGGTCCATGACCTTCCCAGCCGGGTAAAAAATCAGCATGTCGATGGCCCCGGAGAGACCGTAGATGACCGACGTCGTCGTCGGGTCCAGCCCTATCTCCTGCGCCCAGAGCGGCAGCACTGCCTGCCGTGTGGCCCGGACGGCGGCGATCAGCAGAACGCCGACGCCAACAGTGGCGAAGATCCTGGCGTGACTTCGCAGGATCGCGCGAACCGTCGCCGGAGGTGGCACAGGAGTCGCAGGATCCGACGGTGAACCCCGCCCGCGAACGGTGTGCTGCGGCGCCGCAAGCTCCGGCACCCGATAACTCAGCACAGCGGCTGCAAGGGTGGCGGCGGCACCCACCCAGTACGCGCCGTCGAGCCCCAGACCGCTCATCGCGAGCGCACCGGCAAAGGGACCGATAAACACGCCGATCCGGGTAACACCGCCCAACGTTGACAGGGCACGGGCGCGGAAGTCGATCGGTACGGCCTCCGTCAGGTAACTTTGCCGCGCCAGCCCAAACACCGCTCCGGCCATCCCGACCATGAAGATCGCCGCGCCGAAAATTGCCAGGTTCGGCGCGGAAAGGGCCAGGATCATCGCCGCCGAACACCACAGCGACGCCGCGACGAGCGCCCACCGCTCGCCGAACCTTGTGGTGACCAGTGTCGCCGGGACATTGGTCAAGAGCGAGCCGATTCCGGTCAGCGTGATGATGAGCGCCGCCGTCGGAATGTCCGCACCCAGGTCACGCGCGGATAGCGCAATCACGGGCGTGATCGACCCCGTCGCCACTCCGTACAGCAACGAGGGACCGTACGCTCCGATTGCTATCTTGCGGAGGCTGAACGGTTCCTGGGGCACCGTCCAACGCTAGCGCAGGGCGGCGTCCTTTCGTGGCACCAGGAAGAAGCCGACGACGGCGAGGACCCCCGCAATCCCCTCCGCAACCGCGCTCACGGTCTTCTCGAAGAACCAGAGCGGCTCGTACATCGCCGGAATAGGCCCGATCTGGGGCAACTGCACATACACCGACAGCACAACGGCGGCGAACGCCGAAAGCGCGACGACCGCGGCTATGGCGTAGGACAGCCTGCTACCCCGGACGAGTACGTAGATTGCAGCAAGAATTGCCACCACGGCCTGGATGCGGAACAGGTTCCCTCCGCCGATGCCGTCCGGATACGCGAACTGGTACTGCGGTGCGAGGACGAAGTGCACGTAGGCGTCAACGGCCAGTCCCACTGCGATGATCACGCGAAGGACCATCAGCAACGCGGTGGAACGACCATGCGCCGCCGGCCGTCGGGCCGCTTTCCTAGCCATCGCTAGTCACCACCAGTGTGCCCGTCATGTTCGGGTGGTAGGTGCAGATGAACGGATATTCTCCCGGTTCCGACGGAGCGGTGAACGTGACCGTCTGGCCGCCCTCGGCGACGGCATCGAAATCGTCAGTCTCCGTCGTTGTCACGGTGTGCGGGGCCGTGTCCTCGTTGATGACAGTAATCTCGGCTCCGGCCGGGACGGATTCCGGCATCTCGTACTCGAAGTTTCGGATGGTGATGACAATTTCCTCGGCCGGCGCTTCCTCGGTCGGTTCTTCCGAAGCAGTCTCAGAGGTCTCTTCCGACGGTTCCTCTGAGGCGTCCTCAGAGGTGGCTTCATCGGCGGTCGGCTCGGCAGCGCTGGTTGTCTCTGCGGGAGGGGCCTCACCCGCCTGATCGTCGCCGGACCCGCAGCCCGCCACTCCAACGAGCGCTGCAGCGAGAACTAAACCAAGGGCACTACGCGTGATGTTCATGGCTCTCCATTCCGGCGGGACCTACGTCCGGTGGCTCCGGGAACGTGTAACCCAGCTCATATGGTGTTCGCTGCGGCAAGCCGAACGGACTGCGATGATGGAGCAATAATGGCGCTATCAGTCGATGTCCAGTAGCCATTGCGACAATGGGTTGACAGAGCGTACACCCGCGAGAGGCAAAAATGACCGGCATTCCAGGAAATCCACAGGTTCTCCGTGTGGTCCTGCTTGGGATTGACGGCGCGGGGAAAACTACGGTTGCGCGGACCCTGATGCGCGAGCTCGCCGCGCAGAGCGTCGAGACAGAGCTGTACCGGAATCCTGGCGGCCGTCGCACGCTGAACCGGTGGGCCTCACGCTACTCCGCCACCGCGGAATCCCTCCTCGGAGTGCGGGTGCTGGATGCCCTCGAAACCATGCTTCGCGTGCTCGCCGTACTTCGCTCGACGTTCCGGGCACGACGACGGCGCGGCGTCGTCGTCTTCGACCGGCACCTCAGCTGCCAGCTGGCGCTGCGGAAGGTGCGGGGGCTGAGTGCCGGCCGCCTGATTCCGTGGCTGCTGAAACTGCTTCCACAGCCTGACCTGGTGGTCTACCTCAGTGTGGAACCGCGTGTGGCGCACGCACGCATCGCCTCGCGTGCCACGGATGAGGAGACCCTGGAGTTCCTCTCAGCGTTGGACGCCGCCTACCGCTCACTCCCGGGCTTCGATACGTTCGCTGTTCTCGACGGCAACGGCTCGGCACAGAGCACCGCCCATGCGCTGTTTTCGTTGATTGAACGCCGTCTCAGCCGGACTGCGTTCCCCACGTCCTAGTCGGCGCTCTCTCGATCCCCGTCCGGAATGCAAGGACGCTTCAGTACAAACAGTGGCACAATGACGCTGAAGATGGGGAAACCGGCACGCGACCTTCAGCTGCTCTGGCGTTCCAGCCACTTCCAGTGCGCGAGCGTCCGAAGCCGGGTAAGAAGCACCCGCGACTGCTCGGGACCATAAGGCAGGATCGGGATGGCCTTGGTCATGTCTACCGATGCTTCGTCCATCGCGATTTTCGTGACGCGTACGGCGCTGCGCATTTTGTTCAGTTGCGTGGTCACGAAGTCCACGCTGACGGGCGAGCCATGACCGGGCACGAACACGTCGTACAGGTCATCGAGCGCGGCTACCTTGCCCAGGGTGCGGATCCAGTCGCTCGGGAACGAATCATCGAAGGCGGGATCCGCGCCTTCCTCGACCAGGTCTCCGGTGAAGAGCACGTTCCCGGCGCCCACCAAAAGATCGTGGTCAGTGTGTCCACGTCCAAGGTGGAAGAGCGTTACCGATACTCCCCCAAGATCCAGGTCCACCGGCGCATCAGTGACCAGCTTGTTAGCCGGATGGAGGTTCGTGTGGTCGCCGTCGTTCGATGCCATGGCCGGCTCCAGCGCGGCGACAGCGGCCCGCCACTTGTCACCGTGTTCGATGACGACGGCGGCGCAACGCTCTGCCGCCCAGAAGTCCTCAACGCCGTGAGCTGCGAGGTACGCGTTCCCGAAGACATGGTCGTAGTGCGCGTGTGTGTTCACCGCAGTGATCGGCCGGTCGGTCATCTGGCGGACCGCGTCGAGAATCCACGCCGCCTGCAGCGGACCGGTTCCCGTATCGATCACCAGTGCACGCTCAGTGCCGACCACCAGGCCCACGTTCATCCGGAGTCCATCGGTCTGCAGCGTCCAGACGTGTTCGGCGAGTTGCTGCCAGGGATGGGGCTGGTCGGTACTCAGCTCGGTCATGGTTCCTTCCACTTCGACGGCGCTGTGCTCAAGCCTAGCGGCACGGACCCGATGCGAGCGCAGCGAGCCCAGGGGGCCGCTGAGCGCTAGCGGCAGACAAACCGCTAGAGGTCGGCCAGCACGCCGCCCGGATTCTCGATGGCGTCCGCAACGTACCGGAGGAAACCGCCCGCCACTCCGCCGTCGCACACGCGATGGTCGAACGCGAGGGTCAGCTCGGTCACCTTCCGAACATCTAGTTCGCCCTCGACCACCCACGGCCTGTCGATGATCCGGCCGAGTCCGAGGATCGCAGCCTCCGGGTAGTTGATGATTGCAGCGCTGCCGTCGACGCCGAACACCCCGTAGTTATTGAGCGTGAACGTGCCCGATGTGAGCTCGGCCGGCGTCGCTTTTCCATCGCGTGCAACGGCGGCGAGCCGGCGGATCTCCGCGTCCAGTTCGCGCGCGCTGAGCCGGTCCGCGCGATGCACGCTCGGAACCATCAGCCCGCGGTCCGTCTGCGCAGCGATTCCGAGATTCACGCCGTCGAACCGCAGGATCTCGCTGGTGCCGTCCTCACGTTCAACAATGCGGGTGTTCAGCTCCGGATACTTCGCGAGCCCGGCGAGCGCAAACCTCGCTACGAACGCCAGGATGCCCGGCGTCGAATCGGGCTGACGGCGCTTCAGTTCGGCGCGGAGGTTCACCAGTGCGGTTGCATCGACGTCCACCCACACGGTCGCTTCTGGTATTTCACGACGACTGCGCGACATGGCTTCCGCCACAGTCTTGCGGACGCCCTTGACCGGAATGCGGTCGGAGATACCCAACCCGCTGCGGCGGTCCTCGTCACCCGTACCGCTCAGCGTCGAGGCAGCCGCGCGGCCGGAGCCGGCGGAAGCAACCGAATCAGTCTGGGAAGCTTTCGAAGACCCCAGCGCTTGCTCGACGTCGCGGCGCAGGATCATCCCGTTGGCACCGCTGCCGGAGATGGAACGCAGGTCGATGCCAGCATCGCGGGCCAGCTTGCGGACGAGCGGTGAGATGCAGAGAACGGCCTGTGTTTCCGTGGCCGGTTCGTTGACAGGAGCGGCGGGAGCCGCGGCTGCAGGAGCTGGCGCGGCCGCGGCAGATTTACGCCGACGGGTCCGTCCGCCCGTCCCAGTACCGGGCGTAC
This genomic interval carries:
- a CDS encoding cupredoxin domain-containing protein, producing MNITRSALGLVLAAALVGVAGCGSGDDQAGEAPPAETTSAAEPTADEATSEDASEEPSEETSETASEEPTEEAPAEEIVITIRNFEYEMPESVPAGAEITVINEDTAPHTVTTTETDDFDAVAEGGQTVTFTAPSEPGEYPFICTYHPNMTGTLVVTSDG
- a CDS encoding SRPBCC domain-containing protein, whose protein sequence is MPLVERALDAVDGQVTHSWSLAVPSDLVWWGLTDAEALPCWLGKLTSGAFGVGNVVTIEHAEDYSCTSRIQAYEPGQLLSMTWKFPDEPTSEVRISLKRAGASTHLELRHDGLGSEAANYLTGWHTHLLYLEALLLGEPRSMEDFWSTYDALRRA
- a CDS encoding response regulator transcription factor produces the protein MKEAAPPGTIRLLIADDEHLIRGALVALLALEPDIEVVASADNGFTAAELAISERPDVCLLDLEMPGADGLEAAALILSKVATRVIIVTRHARPGVLRRALATRVSGFVPKSTPAEDLADVIRDVRAGKRYIDAEIAAAALSAERCPLTDRELDALRLSRSTASVQQIARDLHLASGTVRNYLSSAMAKLNAVSRHDAAEKAWQQGWI
- a CDS encoding o-succinylbenzoate synthase; translated protein: MPAPTAEELRSTARVVSIPMRVRFRGVTHREALMLRGPAGWGEFAPFPEYDDIESAAWLRAAVEAAWAGFPEPVRGRVPVNATVPAVAASDVEPVLARFGTAPAVKIKVAERGQTLDDDVARVAEVRRLLPVARLRVDANGGWDVPAALEALEALAPYELEYAEQPVMSIADLRTVRLELRRREISTLIAADESVRKAEDPLRVAHEDAADLIVVKVAPLGGVRRALDIVAQAGLPAVVSSALDTSVGISAGVALAASLPELPYACGLGTLSLMEGDVSATPLMPDGGWLPVRAPEVSEELIERYAAPAERSAWWLERLERVVGLL
- a CDS encoding tyrosine-protein phosphatase — translated: MGACIPGFSNARDIGGLPLHSGGTTAHGAVVRSETPTNYRLPRNAGSMPKFSRVLDLRSIEEAGALAHPFADDAVYRLRPLIDPAAEALRDPESETTLGAIYRGSVKRNRATIAAIMLEISEAPQGTILISCASGKDRTGMIIALLLRLAGVTDEAIGEDYERTEHNMREVFTQPLRDAPDDTSHERRKYLQNARAENIEQMLHHIDEIYGSVEQYLSTIGLSQDQVDRLCARLLAPVPERAL
- a CDS encoding alpha/beta hydrolase produces the protein MRTTTLAYETHGEGIPMVAIHGLGPDRQLMVGCVEPLFTAREGYRRVYVDLPGMGESPSLVGRGGSDEVLEAVLGTVDALLGSEPFLLVGESYGGYIARAVLQRRHSQVLGMALICSIGMAVVNEARTVPAHQALVADPALLEQIGDTGEFHDNAVVQTFETWRRTQHEIVTGMERADQSALNRIRERYELTESPDTGGTFECPILIIAGRQDAVTGYADTYPLLANYPRASFVVLDRAGHNLQIEQPGLFDALMVEWLDRVEEQRSFTE
- a CDS encoding small multi-drug export protein, whose amino-acid sequence is MIEQLQDFTSSLPDLLQWVGVMLAAAIPFVESYFGSIIGVLAGINPVIAIAAAIVGNVVSMLIFVLSAHGVRAKAIQGKEPKPLSPRKEKLRQRFDKYGVAGVSLLGQTVLPSQITSAAMVSFGAPKNVVILWQVISIIIWGVVFGVLASLGVSTLA
- a CDS encoding MFS transporter — protein: MPQEPFSLRKIAIGAYGPSLLYGVATGSITPVIALSARDLGADIPTAALIITLTGIGSLLTNVPATLVTTRFGERWALVAASLWCSAAMILALSAPNLAIFGAAIFMVGMAGAVFGLARQSYLTEAVPIDFRARALSTLGGVTRIGVFIGPFAGALAMSGLGLDGAYWVGAAATLAAAVLSYRVPELAAPQHTVRGRGSPSDPATPVPPPATVRAILRSHARIFATVGVGVLLIAAVRATRQAVLPLWAQEIGLDPTTTSVIYGLSGAIDMLIFYPAGKVMDLYGRRWVAVPCMLIMGTALLLLPLTQDAFSLLLVALLIGFGNGIGSGIVMTLGADFSPSPGRPQFLGIWRVLTDIGTMAGPGTVSAVTAAVTLAGGIWTTGVLGLIGAAALWLWVPPRKKHLSGR
- a CDS encoding sensor histidine kinase; the encoded protein is MVQSSLRSGTAEKHEETVTGQHDDAGSAHGRSVQSTWLYTLGSIVFFCVVLDSLLLMMAFSAPVTSTANVLVGLTLMASAMQVRYCWFLRVGRGGGQPQLAWTVALLAPAATIWFLGFFRSVGEFPAALPLWIALCLWAALLEKSRRRIVLAAGIALVILHLLLATHPPDYSLGFGPDSGLGPILIYSAAFPLMVLSSLWWWEIVVKLDEHRRTAAELAVARERLRFAADLHDIQGHHLQVIALKAELAERMLAIDPDASREHLHETRVIARQALEETRTLVAGYREDALDNELENARSVLTAAGAHCELDVGPLPPDPTLRHAFAMGVREATTNILRHSDATWVSLRFSLSADQQYVLEIANSGLIGDRTARTPGTGIAGLRARVAPLAGQLEVKEDAENDRFELRLTIPSPQGCPA
- a CDS encoding dTMP kinase gives rise to the protein MTGIPGNPQVLRVVLLGIDGAGKTTVARTLMRELAAQSVETELYRNPGGRRTLNRWASRYSATAESLLGVRVLDALETMLRVLAVLRSTFRARRRRGVVVFDRHLSCQLALRKVRGLSAGRLIPWLLKLLPQPDLVVYLSVEPRVAHARIASRATDEETLEFLSALDAAYRSLPGFDTFAVLDGNGSAQSTAHALFSLIERRLSRTAFPTS
- a CDS encoding phosphatase PAP2 family protein, which translates into the protein MSSTQSTIERRYRTAARRPALFVLGSVFCFAALGWTYWAFVRTTTGQFADESAWREAGIAAPDSQLPFLQFLDSLPVISVFIAAAVILFVTLGRRRWVAAGIALGTILGANLTTQVLKNLLLDRPDRGVPTLDFNSLPSGHTTLAASAAAAIFLVVSPRWRPLAAAAGGAYSVLAGAATFINLWHRPADVVAAFLVVGAWTLLGGLLIMRTGNPWNVWSGFGEHWAASRLWLVFCWIPGLLGLLGSVGLYFFVQLIGPAPVPGTANVPLFFWSGLALIVGVGFTLSATACWLFASQARLRRD
- a CDS encoding VOC family protein gives rise to the protein MSIKLENVGVAVRDLEAAIAFFTDLGLKLLGRDTVSGEWADTAVGLDGNHANIAMLQTPDGNGRLELFEYIHPDAIETEPTRPNEIGMHRVAFSVDDIDEALKIAARHGCHPLRGVATYEDVYKLTYLRGPSGIIVMLAQELKKN